Proteins encoded together in one Streptomyces sp. TLI_171 window:
- the rpsK gene encoding 30S ribosomal protein S11: protein MPPKGRQAAGAKKIRRKEKKNVAHGHAHIKSTFNNTIVSITDPSGNVISWASAGHVGFKGSRKSTPFAAQMAAEAAARRAQEHGMRKVDVFVKGPGSGRETAIRSLQATGLEVGSIQDVTPTPHNGCRPPKRRRV, encoded by the coding sequence ATGCCCCCCAAGGGTCGTCAGGCTGCCGGCGCGAAGAAGATCCGCCGCAAGGAGAAGAAGAACGTCGCCCACGGGCACGCTCACATCAAGAGCACGTTCAACAACACCATCGTTTCGATCACCGACCCCTCGGGCAACGTGATCTCCTGGGCCTCTGCCGGCCACGTCGGCTTCAAGGGCTCGCGCAAGTCCACCCCGTTCGCCGCGCAGATGGCCGCCGAGGCCGCTGCCCGTCGCGCGCAGGAGCACGGCATGCGCAAGGTCGACGTCTTCGTCAAGGGTCCGGGCTCCGGCCGTGAGACCGCGATCCGCTCGCTCCAGGCCACCGGCCTGGAGGTGGGCTCGATCCAGGACGTCACCCCCACCCCGCACAACGGCTGCCGTCCGCCGAAGCGCCGCCGCGTCTGA
- the infA gene encoding translation initiation factor IF-1, protein MAKKQGAIEIEGTVIESLPNAMFKVELQNGHKVLAHISGKMRMHYIRILPDDRVVVELSPYDLTRGRIVYRYK, encoded by the coding sequence ATGGCTAAGAAGCAAGGCGCCATTGAGATCGAGGGCACCGTGATCGAGTCTCTTCCGAACGCGATGTTCAAGGTCGAGCTGCAGAACGGTCACAAGGTCCTCGCGCACATCAGCGGCAAGATGCGCATGCACTACATCCGCATCCTCCCGGATGACCGGGTCGTGGTGGAGCTCAGCCCCTACGACCTGACCCGCGGCCGGATCGTCTACCGGTACAAGTAA
- the rpmJ gene encoding 50S ribosomal protein L36, translated as MKVKPSVKKICDKCKVIRRHGRVMVICDNLRHKQRQG; from the coding sequence ATGAAGGTCAAGCCGAGCGTCAAGAAGATCTGCGACAAGTGCAAGGTGATCCGCCGTCACGGCCGGGTCATGGTGATCTGCGACAACCTGCGCCACAAGCAGCGCCAGGGCTGA
- a CDS encoding DNA-directed RNA polymerase subunit alpha: MLIAQRPSLTEEVVDEFRSRFVIEPLEPGFGYTLGNSLRRTLLSSIPGAAVTSIRIDGVLHEFTTVPGVKEDVTDLILNIKQLVVSSEHDEPVVMYLRKQGPGVVTAADIAPPAGVEVHNPELVLATLNGKGKLEMELTVERGRGYVSAVQNKASGQEIGRIPVDSIYSPVLKVTYKVEATRVEQRTDFDKLIVDVETKPAMRPRDAMASAGKTLVELFGLARELNVDAEGIDMGPSPTDAALAADLALPIEELELTVRSYNCLKREGIHTVGELVARSEADLLDIRNFGAKSIDEVKAKLAGMGLALKDSPPGFDPTAAADAFGADDLDDQGYAETEQY; this comes from the coding sequence ATGCTGATCGCTCAGCGTCCTTCGCTGACCGAAGAGGTCGTCGACGAGTTCCGCTCGCGGTTCGTGATCGAGCCGCTCGAGCCGGGCTTCGGCTACACCCTCGGCAACTCGCTCCGCCGCACGCTCCTCTCCTCGATCCCGGGTGCCGCTGTCACCAGCATCCGGATCGACGGTGTCCTGCACGAGTTCACCACCGTGCCGGGCGTCAAGGAGGACGTCACCGACCTCATCCTGAACATCAAGCAGCTGGTCGTCTCCTCGGAGCACGACGAGCCGGTCGTGATGTACCTGCGCAAGCAGGGCCCGGGTGTGGTCACCGCCGCCGACATCGCGCCCCCGGCCGGTGTCGAGGTGCACAACCCCGAGCTGGTCCTCGCCACGCTGAACGGCAAGGGCAAGCTGGAGATGGAGCTGACCGTCGAGCGCGGTCGCGGCTACGTCTCCGCCGTGCAGAACAAGGCCTCCGGCCAGGAGATCGGCCGCATCCCGGTCGACTCGATCTACAGCCCCGTGCTGAAGGTCACCTACAAGGTCGAGGCCACCCGTGTCGAGCAGCGCACCGACTTCGACAAGCTGATCGTCGACGTCGAGACCAAGCCCGCCATGCGTCCGCGCGACGCGATGGCGTCGGCCGGCAAGACCCTGGTCGAGCTGTTCGGCCTGGCCCGCGAGCTGAACGTCGACGCCGAGGGCATCGACATGGGTCCGTCCCCGACGGACGCCGCCCTGGCCGCGGACCTGGCGCTGCCGATCGAGGAGCTGGAACTCACCGTCCGCTCCTACAACTGCCTCAAGCGCGAGGGCATCCACACCGTGGGTGAGCTCGTCGCCCGCTCGGAGGCCGACCTGCTCGACATCCGCAACTTCGGTGCGAAGTCGATCGACGAGGTCAAGGCGAAGCTGGCCGGCATGGGCCTGGCCCTCAAGGACAGCCCGCCCGGGTTCGACCCGACCGCCGCCGCCGACGCCTTCGGCGCCGACGACCTGGACGACCAGGGCTACGCGGAGACCGAGCAGTACTGA
- the rpsM gene encoding 30S ribosomal protein S13, with the protein MARLSGVDLPREKRIEIALTYVYGIGKTRAQQALAETGVSGDIRVRDISEDDLVKLQKFVDANFEVEGDLRRQVAADIRRKVEIGCYEGLRHRRGLPVRGQRTHTNARTRKGPRRAIAGKKKPGKK; encoded by the coding sequence ATGGCACGCCTTTCCGGCGTTGATCTCCCCCGCGAGAAGCGGATCGAGATCGCCCTCACCTACGTCTACGGCATCGGCAAGACCCGCGCCCAGCAGGCGCTGGCCGAGACCGGTGTGAGCGGCGACATCCGCGTCCGCGACATCTCCGAGGACGACCTCGTCAAGCTGCAGAAGTTCGTCGACGCGAACTTCGAGGTCGAGGGTGACCTGCGCCGCCAGGTGGCCGCCGACATCCGCCGCAAGGTCGAGATCGGCTGCTACGAGGGCCTGCGCCACCGCCGCGGCCTGCCCGTCCGCGGTCAGCGCACCCACACCAACGCGCGTACCCGCAAGGGCCCGCGTCGCGCGATCGCCGGCAAGAAGAAGCCGGGCAAGAAGTAG